Part of the Psilocybe cubensis strain MGC-MH-2018 chromosome 11, whole genome shotgun sequence genome is shown below.
GACGACATTCCCGCCCTGTACAACCTCCTTGCGGGGTTCTTTACCTGGATCTTGTTGGCTGGTTTCATCTTGTTCCCGGGTACCTTTACGAGCTTGCAGAGCATCAATAATACGTCCGGTGTTCCGGGACAGGTGCAGCAAGAGTTGGTCAAGGCCATTGCCCATTTACCCCTGTATGTGTTGTTTGACTGTGTGAGGGACTGCATACTGATTGTTTCTAGATTCGTTGTTGCCTGGGTTTGCACTGCGGTGGGTGTGTTTGGTATGTGTTGGttgtggtggaggtggaggaaaaATTATATCTGGGGTTTGAACAAGATTTTCCTGTATGTTCGACATTCATTATGGCGTAAACTGTGCTGATATCACGTCCAGGCCGGGATTCCTGAATTCGCTGGCGGGTCTGCTTTCAACCATCGCCAGCGTTTTTGGTGTACAGGATGGGCAGCTTGTGACATCAAGTAAAGCTACGATCATCGTCACTGCTTCATGTACGGGTGTTCTTGGGATTTTGACCGGGTTTTACAGTCTGTGGCTGGTGCGTAGAGTCAAGGCACGTCATGATAGAGAGGTCGGGAAGGAGCGAGCTGGTAAATATGGCGAGGGTGTCGTTGATCTATCGAAGAGGAAGGTCAATGGATCGCAAGCGTAGGACAGATATTTGCTATATAATCTTGGTTCCCTTGTACacttttttgctttgttgtTTGGGGTACTTTTTTTGTCCGCCAAACCTGAGATGCCTAGTCATGAACCCGTAGATGTGCCttgtgaagaaaaaaaagttcaACACCATTAAAGTCCTTGACCACATCCATATCACGGTTCAGAAGTTCGTGTTCAGATTTCTGGAGAACAGGTCGAGGTTGGGTTCAGAAATTGCCTACGACGCGTCCGGACGGGTGACGCGCTTCGTGGAAAAATACGAGCGGACCTTGAAAATTTCCCGCAAGCTCTTCCGAGCGCTATCCTCAACGCCAACGGTGCAGAAAACACCCGTCGTCGCCGTTGCAAACGGTCAGCTCGAAGGCGGTGCTACTTGGTGTTTTTAAAGATTCCTTCTTACGCTCCCTGACGATACCCGCCACCTCCAatattttctctgttttCGCCCACAACACTCAAAATAAACCATGCGCAACAAAAACCCTCTCAACCTTCACAAGTCGCTCCCTTGCATGGTATGAATACCGTGCTGTGCATATTTCATTGAAATTTCGACTTATGCTGGTATACGTACCACTTCCCAGAGCTGGTCTCCAAAAAACTTGTACAATGTTTGGAGACGAACAGTTGGACCTGAATCAGAAGACCTCACGTTCAAAGCCACCACAGAGCAGACGCTGTTCCAACAGAGATGGCGTTCGAAGGCTGCTGTGCGCGCATACCACGGAGAATATATCCCTGAAAAGGTTTTCAAACGATGGTACCTTCCCGACACCATACCCGATGTGCGTCCCCGTCGACAGGTTATTGGAGATGATAAAACGGACTTGGAGCATTACGCCAAACGGAAGACAAGGGTGAAAGAACAGGAAAAGAAAttggaggaggaaattgaGAAGAAGGGTCTTGCTCCAGTCGGAAGCTTGATGTTCAGAGAGGTTGAGAGGAGGATGGACGTGTTCCTGTTCAGATGCTGTTTTGTGCACAGTGTGTACGAGGCGCGAAGGCTGATTATTCACGGCTACGTGAAGCTCAATGGGAAAAAGGTGAAGTTGCCATTGCATGCATCCTCCATCGCCATTCTAACGCGTTTTTTGgtctttcctttctctttgatATATAGCACTCCCATGCCAACACGCGACTAGCCCCGGGGGACATGGTGTCGGTTGATCCTACTGCTATTCGATTCCTCAAAACGCCATACGGTGCTATGGAGCGTATTACTGGACCTGTACCTAAAACTGCTAAACCCGCCGCCCAAAGTGAAGCCTCAGAATCTGATGCTGCGAAATCAGAGGAGGATCAGACCACCAAGTCAGAAGAAACTGAGGCAACTAAAGGAGAGGATGCTGCGACCAAAGCAGTGGCTAAAACCGAGGAACCGTACGTTCCATACTACAAACGCCCTCCTACGCCATTCTACCTTCCCGAATATGCCTCCCCTTGGCTCTTCATTCCCGCCTACATCGAAGTGTCCTTCAAGACATGCTCTGCTATCTATGTGCGCCATCCCACCGCACGACCAGGTTACTCTGAAATCCCTACTCCTTACGATGCCGACGGCGCTGTCATTCGATATGCCTGGGAGTGGTACGTGCAACGCCGACCACGCATGAGGTCCCAGAGTCAACGCGCTCGTATGCCAATGGACAGAGTCGTTGAGCTCGAGAAATCCCTGAACAAGGACCGACGTGCGTTCACCTTCAGCAAGGAGCTTTACGAGAAGAGCAAGATCAGTTGGAGACATGAACTTCCTCAAGGGTTTAATGCAGAGGAGTGGCTGAAGACCCATGCCAATAGGCGGTGGGTACAATACTGGGCGAAGAAACAGGAGAAGCTGCGCTCATCACAGCCAGCAAAACGGGTTCGAGCATAATGATGTATCTAACGACTCTTGTGTTCAGGTACTTAATTGCTAACGTAGATTCCTGTGATTTAAAAGTACCACCTCTCCATGTTTACTTACTACAGTATTTATTACCGCTCTAATGGAAGGAGTTGCTAATTTTCCATATTACAAACGCGCCTTTATTACTTATATATTAACGATATGGTCTGAATTCGTTGACGTCTATTTGGTTCTCCGCAATTTCGACAGGTCCGCCCACTGAAGCTTGGACCTTCTGCACCTGTTAAGGCTTTGGTAGACTAACTTTTCCTTTGGCGTGAATTGAATATGCGAAAAGGCGGGCAAAAGCGAAGCGTTGCCTGACTTGTACATTTTAGCAATAAAATTGACCGTGAGAACGTGGAATGTAATAGTACTGCGCAGGGCTCAAGCACCCGCATCTTGCGTTCAAACCACATCGCCGTGTTCAACTCGTGTCTTCTTTTTAACGATTCCTACTACGACGATGTCGGCAACAACGACCACGACTACTCACCTTCCTCCCCCGAAGCCAAATCACGCTTTTACACGAAAGCCAGAGTCCAAAGTCGGGCAATTCTTTTGGCGCCGTCGGATGTGGTTCGAGTCGACATTTGTCCTTTCCATGCTCGAACCTTGGGAGAAAATTCTTCTACGTATGTCTTACAAACATCTGTTGCAATAGGGTACCATGCTTTAACTGATTCGTCGAACAATGTAGTGTCGGTATTGGCACTGTTGTTCCTATTGCTCTCCTCTGCCATCCTCAAATACATGCCACA
Proteins encoded:
- a CDS encoding 37S ribosomal protein S4-like, mitochondrial; the encoded protein is MRNKNPLNLHKSLPCMSWSPKNLYNVWRRTVGPESEDLTFKATTEQTLFQQRWRSKAAVRAYHGEYIPEKVFKRWYLPDTIPDVRPRRQVIGDDKTDLEHYAKRKTRVKEQEKKLEEEIEKKGLAPVGSLMFREVERRMDVFLFRCCFVHSVYEARRLIIHGYVKLNGKKHSHANTRLAPGDMVSVDPTAIRFLKTPYGAMERITGPVPKTAKPAAQSEASESDAAKSEEDQTTKSEETEATKGEDAATKAVAKTEEPYVPYYKRPPTPFYLPEYASPWLFIPAYIEVSFKTCSAIYVRHPTARPGYSEIPTPYDADGAVIRYAWEWYVQRRPRMRSQSQRARMPMDRVVELEKSLNKDRRAFTFSKELYEKSKISWRHELPQGFNAEEWLKTHANRRWVQYWAKKQEKLRSSQPAKRVRPLKLGPSAPVKALVD